Proteins encoded together in one Telopea speciosissima isolate NSW1024214 ecotype Mountain lineage chromosome 4, Tspe_v1, whole genome shotgun sequence window:
- the LOC122658688 gene encoding peroxidase 24, whose amino-acid sequence MRNQFNLKLLFWVCGVAFTAILGSCHAGELKKNFYKKSCPLAEEIVRSIIWKHVASNSALPPKLLRMHFHDCFVRGCDASILLDPTPNNKAEKDSPPNSSLEGFNVLEEVKTQLEMTCPGVVSCADILTLAARDAVSFQFQRSMWEVQTGRRDGKISSASEALANIPSPFFNFTTLKQVFANKGLTVQDLVVLSGAHTIGMSHCNLFSIRIFNFTGKGDVDPSLNPTYAAFLKRKCKSFLDSKTTVELDPQSSLSFDNHYFLNLKLQQGLFLSDASLLTDKSSSHIVDKMLVAGKFFTEFGQSMKRMGAIGVLTGSSGDIRKKCNLVNS is encoded by the exons ATGAGAAACCAGTTCAATCTCAAGCTCCTCTTCTGGGTTTGTGGTGTTGCCTTTACAGCAATCTTAGGAAGTTGCCATGCAGGTGAATTGAAGAAGAACTTTTACAAGAAGAGTTGTCCACTTGCAGAGGAGATTGTGAGGAGCATCATATGGAAGCATGTAGCCAGCAATTCAGCATTGCCACCAAAGTTACTGAGAATGCATTTCCATGATTGTTTCGTTAGG GGTTGTGATGCATCAATCTTATTGGACCCCACTCCAAACAACAAAGCTGAAAAGGACTCACCTCCAAACAGTTCTCTGGAAGGTTTTAATGTTCTTGAGGAAGTGAAGACCCAGTTGGAGATGACTTGCCCTGGTGTAGTTTCTTGTGCTGATATCCTTACTTTAGCTGCTAGAGATGCTGTTTCTTTCCAG TTTCAGAGATCTATGTGGGAAGTGCAAACTGGTAGGAGAGATGGCAAAATTTCAAGCGCCTCAGAAGCCCTGGCCAACATACCTTCACCTTTCTTCAACTTCACTACTCTTAAGCAAGTATTTGCCAACAAGGGCCTCACTGTTCAAGATCTTGTAGTTTTATCAG GTGCACATACCATTGGAATGAGCCACTGCAATCTCTTCAGCATCAGAATCTTCAATTTCACTGGGAAAGGAGATGTGGATCCTTCACTGAACCCAACCTATGCCGCTTTCTTGAAAAGAAAATGCAAGAGCTTCTTAGACAGCAAAACCACAGTAGAATTGGACCCTCAGAGCTCTCTTTCCTTTGACAACCATTACTTCTTAAACTTGAAGCTTCAACAAGGTCTCTTTCTATCTGATGCCTCCCTTCTGACCGATAAGAGCTCGAGTCATATAGTTGATAAGATGCTCGTCGCCGGAAAATTCTTCACGGAGTTCGGCCAATCGATGAAGAGGATGGGAGCAATTGGGGTCCTTACAGGAAGTTCAGGAGATATTAGGAAGAAATGTAACCTTGTGAACTCTTAA